The genomic interval TAGGCACGGGACGCAAAGGGCCATGTGCGATCAACGTAAAAGTTGTCTGAGCCATCATATTACAAAAAAGTAAGCACCGCTTCTTTTTCAAAAAAAGGGAGTTGACCGCTCCCTTTTCACTCCAATCTGATTCCTCTCCTGCTACCTATGAAAAAAGATCTGTCTCACACCCCGAAATTATCTGATCTATATCAAGCCGCCATAAAATTTCGTGATCATGCCTGCTGGAACTGGATGATGGATGGAGACCTGTTCGGGGTTGAAAATCCTGAAACAGGAGAAATTGGCTATTGCTCAATTCTGGGCAATCTGGGCGAAGTATTCGCCTTGAATGTCTATCCAGGCTCAAAAGGGTTGGAAAGTTACTGGAAAATCTATGAATACGCAAAATTAATGGAGGAAGGCGTTCATATTCCCATGCATTTAATCATGACCAGCCAGATTTGTCTGATGGCTTCCTTTGAAAATAGGAAGGACCTCGAAAAAGTAGACCTTGATCAAATCAAATCATTGAATCTGAAATTCAAAGGCTCTCACAACTGGCCCCTGTTTAGAAATTACCTGTCAGGTTATGCCCCCTGGTTTTTTAATGAGCAGGATGTTCAATTCATGACGGTTGCCCTGGAACAGGCGCTGATTATGGCAGAGGAAGTGAAAAAAAAACCGGAATTGCTCGAACCCGTAAGAGTCGATGAGGAGATGTATCTGGTTCGCCGGTTACGGAATGGACAGTGGCTCAATGAGTGGCATACACCAGAAGTCACCAGTGAACCTGAAAAACAGATCATTGTGAATGAGATTTTGCTGAAAAAACTTAAAAACCAGAAACTCCCTCGTCTGGGAACCTGGATTTGTGATTGCATCACGTTGCCTGTCCGCGTTGAGGAAGGCCCAAGGCCTTTTTATCCGGTGGCGTTTCCTGTCATCAATCAGCAGGGATTCATGGTCATGATGGAAATGTTCAAGCCTGATGATCTTGAAACAATGCTTCCCAATGCGTTTCTTGACACTCTGCAAAAAGTTGGCAATCTTCCACAGGAGATCTTTGTTGGCTCAGATCTAGCTTATGATTTGCTGGAACCCATTACAACATCGCTGAAAATATCCATCCATCAGGATGAAAATCTGCCTGAACTCGAAGCCTTGATCAGTCACCTGGACCGTTTTATATAGTATCCTGTGATTTTCTAAGGTTTATCATGAGATAAACTTTTATTTCAGTCACTTGTCTTACAATATCCCTGATCAGGTTATGGCAGGCGCAAACCGTCTGTTTGACGGCCACGTAGTCCCATCCATCCTACCGGAAACGGAACAACCCAGATAAAAACCGGCCTTATGCCTGATTCAATTTCATGTGCCGGACTTCCTCCCCGACATCAATAATCAAATCATTGAATGCGATATAGCAAAAGGGCTGAGTCTTGTGCTGAAGTATGAGATATGACTGCGAATGATCTCCTGCGAGGCAAACCCTGACGTGATAGTCTCCCGGAAAAAGCAATAGAAAGAAAAAAGCAATCCCCATCCGTTTGTTGTGAAAAATGTCCACATGATGCGTGTGATTGTTCAAATCCCTAATCTCGTAATAAAACAGATCATCATTGATTTTAATGGATTCCCGGGTGAAAGAAATGAAAAATTTATTCAGAAATGTTGGAATCCATTGCGCTTTACGATGTTCATGTCTCAGTTCTTCAGGAGGATAGATGTTGTGAAATTTTTGTATAATGACATCAATTTGTTCCCTGCTAAGATCAAAACTCAGAACGGCAGGCATGGTCAACACAGGATCAAGCCATTTTTCAGGAACAAAAGACTGAACTCGTTCAGACCTTAAGGCTTCCCCTTCGGTATAAAATGATAAAAATCTTTCATCCATACTGATGGCAATGGTTTCAAGATGATGTTCTTGGAAAAATTTCAAAACATCTTCGCTTCCATAAAGTGGAATTTTTCCGGAGTAGGAAAACTCATGTGCCAGTGGAAGAACTGCTGTGAATTTTTTACGCCCTGTCGTGATAAAGAGCTTATTATAAACAAGGGAGATCGCTGTTTGATCTTCAATATTCTGCAGGAAGGTCAGGATGAATTCCTGATGTGTTTTTTCTAGCGGCAATCTGAACGGAGCAGTCATGGAACAAAAAGTTGTAAGTTTCAGGAAACGGGTTGGAAAAACAATGGATCAAACTTATGCAGAATACAAACCAATTTTTTTCTGGAAATAAACAGTCATGTTCATGAAATCCTGTCCAGGATTCTGGCCTGAACAGTTTTATCACGATGAGGGATTCTGGAATTATATCAATGTTCCCAGATAATGGATTCTTTTAGTTGATCCCATTGTTCCACCTGAGACTGATACATCTTCTCAATCACATTGCGTTTCACTTTCATGGTAGGTGTGAGCAGTTCATTCTCAACCGTCCAGGGTGATTTTACCAGAACGGCTTTTTGAACCCGCTCATGACTATCCAGCGTGGAATTGATGGAGGCCATCAACGCTTTCAGTCGATCTGAAACTTCATGATGAGCAAGACTGTTGCCAATATCGGACAACACCAGCAATACTATCGGTTGAGGAAGTCCTGCACCCACAAGACAAACCTGTTCAATCATGGGGTCGGTTGTGAATTTTTTCTCAATGGGTGTCGGGGCCACATATTTCCCTTTGGAGGTTTTAAAAAGATCCTTCACTCTTCCCGTGATCTTCAAATATCCATCCTTATCAATGGCTCCCTGATCCCCGGTGCGTAAGTAACCGTTTGTCATCACTTCCGCGGTTTTTTCAGGCTCTTTATAATATTCCAGCATGGTTGTTTCACTTTTTACCAGAACCTCACCTTCAGCGCTGAGTTTGACATCATTGTGAGGCAAGGGCTGACCCACATAACCCACATGGACCATGTGAGGACGAGTTAAATGGGAATAGGCAAAATTTTCAGTCATGGAATAGGCTTCCAGAATTTCAATTCCCAGTTTCTGATACCATAACATCAACGATTCCGGCATGGGTGCCGCGCCTGTAATCGCGACTTTCACACGGGACAACCCCAAAGCTTTTTTGAGCTTCTTTCTGATAAAAAACGAGACAAGGGGAATGGATAGCAGGCGATCCAGTTTTTCCTGAGGCAGCTTGGCCAGAATGCCGAGCTGAAATTTGGACCAGATCCTTGGGACCCCCAGAAACACGGTTGGGCTGGCATCTCTGAGATTCTGGGCGAAGGTATCCAGCGATTCCGCAAAGGTGACTTCACTGCAAGAATAGAGACTGCCCATTTCTGCCAACACTCGTTCAGCAACATGCGATAAGGGCAGATAGGAAAAGAATTTTTCATGAGACATATTCATGAGGCTCACATAATTGGTGATGGCAAACGCCATGGCATAAAACCTGTGAACCACGCCCTTGGGCATCCCCGTTGTTCCTGACGTATAAATAATGGTGGCAATTTCATCCTTGTCTCGGGGCGGATTTTCTGTCAGGGGTTGTGTCTCTGCAACAATATCTTCCCAATTCTTATACTCATGCGTGGTTCCATAAGGAAATGAAACACATTGAACATTCCCGGGCACACCGGGTTTCATATCTTCCCAGCCATCCAGTTTGCCGACAAACAGCAATTTGGAACCACTATGCGTCATGATCTGGTTGATTGTATGAGCTGTCAGATTGGGATAAAGTGGCACAGACACATGACCGCTCATCCAGATTGCCAGATCGGCCATGATCCAGTGCGCGCAATTTTTAGATAAAATCCCGATATTGCTGCCTGGTTCAAGATTCAAGGCTTTGAGCCATGCGGCCACCCGACGCACCTGATTGCCCACTTCTTTCCAGGTATACGTTTCCATTTTCCCTAACCGGGGCTGGTGGAAATAGATTTTATCAGGTGTTTGCTGTTCCCATTGATACAAAACCTCAAGGGGGAGTTTGTATGAATCAGTCATATAAGTCCTTCAAGCTGTTGTTGAAAATAATAAATAGTCGCTGTCGCACCATTTGAGGTTGGTCATATTTTCGGCCACTTTAGACAAAATAGCAATAGTCAAAGGTTAACGATTGAGACTCAATCAGATGAAGAGTAGTAAGAATTTTCGACAAACTTGCTAACATCACCAATCTGATTGAGCTATAGAATTAGAACTAAACCTGAATGAAAAGACAACCCTCAAAGTCAGGGTTGTTTAATTTTCAGTTTGGCATGGTGGGTAGGTTGGGTAGAACGAAGTGAAACCCAACAAAACTCGATGGGTTTCGCTAAGGCTCTACCCTTCTCTACTCAGTATCTCCATGGGAATCTCTCTTCAGCGGAACTCAGCATCCGGGGATGGGCTCTCCTCCATAACTTTACCCCATCCAATCCAAACACCGTTAAACATCATAAAGGTGCACAAAGCCCGGCTGAACGGCTCAACCAATTCCATTATCATGATAGTTGGCTCCAAAATCTCTTGATTTCAGCTTCCTTGGGAGGTTATCGGAGCCCTCCCCTAAACCCGTTATAATCAGAATCTTTTCGACTTATTTTGCATTTGAGGGATTTCTGTTGAATTCCCATTCCTGGGAAAGCTTACCCTCGGCTTGATCGCAATGTCGTCAATTTAAGAGTTTGATCTCCAGAACGTTTATTCATGAAACAGGAGATTTCACAGGCTTCGCAAGATTCATACACGTAACATGAGTTATCATAATTGCGGTACAGTTTTTGCTGTTGAGGGTCAATAAACATTTTTTTGTGATCTTTCAGCTTAGGAACGCCCTATGGATCAAAAAAACAACCACCGAAAAACAGATCGTATTAACTATATCCAGGTTTTGAAACTGGAGGAGCGAGCCACCTATTTTTATGGGAAAACGGTCGATATTTCAGAAACCGGGATCAAGGTGTATCTCACTCACAGTCCAGGCGAAATTGTGGGATACCGCGGGGCCTTTTCCATACAGCGGATAGAGGATTCGCAAATCAAAACACTGTCAAAACTCAGGGTTGAGGTTCGTTGGGTCGAAAATCATGAAGATGAATCACTCATAGGACTGGCGTTTGAAGAAAATCTGAATCTTGAACAGTTTTTTTCCGCATTCACCAGAAGCGCGGAAGCGATATTACAGATTTATCCTGAGTGAGCTGGCCGTAAAAAAGCCAGAATTTCCTGGGCGATGATAGCGGGCCGTTCCATTGGCAACAAATGCCCTGTTTGGGGAACTTCGACAAAATGATGTTCTGGCTGAAGGGACTGCCACCGTTGCCACGACTCAGGAAGAAGCGCGTCTGACCATTCGCCCCGGAAGCCCAACAATGGTGGTGTTTTCCGCCTTAATTTCTTCCAGACATAAGGAACTGTTCCATAGCAATGCGCCTCCCAGGTTCGAGGGCAGGTCAAGGTAAATTGTCCATTGCCATAAGCCTTGGTTCCATGGTTGATATAATCCCACATACTTTCATCAGATAACCGCGCAAACACTTTTTTGCTTCGATGAAAATCAAAGGCCTCCTGCCGGGAATTCCAGAGATCCGGCCGATTCAATGCTTTACGGATCAGAGGAACACGCGTCTTCAAAAATTCTGGCATGAGTTTCATTTGGAATACATATCTGGAAGGCAGAAATACCGGATCCATCAGCACCAGCGATTTGAACAACTCCGGACGTTTGATTGACGCCAGCCACGACATCACCGCACCCATGGAATGTCCCACCGCATAAACAGGTTCCTGAATCTGAGTCTCCAGCAAAACAATCAAATCATCTGCAAACACCTGCCAATCGGATACCTGGTACCGCAGATCAGGATTTTGCCAGAGTTGCCGTGAGGTAATGGCAATGACGTGAAAATGAGGTTTCAACAGTTCAATCAGTTGGCGATAAGCGCCTGGAGGATATCCATTGGCATGCGCAAAATGGAGCAACGGCCCCGTTCCTCCAAAATCAGTGTATGGGATGTTATTCAGCATGGTTCGAACCTATGGGAATCAGATTTGTTGAGAATCAGGGGGTTGGTCACATTTTCAGCCACACATTGTAGGGGCAAAAATGTGTGTTCGCCCTGATCCCGGGCAGACACACAGGTCTGCCCCTACGGGAAAAAACCCCAAACAGGTGGTAAATCAAAGACCGTTTTTTGACACATGGCCAAAAATGTGACCAACCCCAAAATGTTCAAAGTTCAGAATTATTTCATAATAGCGTATTTAATGGTTGACCCATCAATATGAAATACATAAACAGCGTTATTCGATAACTGAACAGGAACAGTTTGGACAATTGAAGTCAAACCAGTGGTAGAGGTTACATCACTTATATTCAAAGAGGAGGTGAAGACACTGGTTCCTAATGTGAGAGCCGTGTTGCCTCGATAAGATGCAAATACTGTATTATCCGCAAGTGTCAGCGTTCTGGTATAACTGACATCCATTGAATTATTGAATAACACAGAAGAACCGATCTGTGAGGCTCCTGAATAGACCACCGCATTGCCTCGCGAACTGCCTTCATAAGTGATCAAAACCTTGTCATCTGAAAAGGCTGAAATGGTGATATACTTGACGTTTTGCGTTACGGCATCAACTGAAACAGGACCAACTAACCTTGTTCCCGAAGAATTAAACGTAGAATAATAAACTCCGGTTGCTACTTTGGAATAAGCAACAGCAAAACCTCCAGTAGATAAGGGTGTTGCGTCCAGATAATAAGGTGAATCAGCGGCTACAGCCGCTATTGTAGGCGTAACGGTTACCTGTCCGGTCGCCGAGTAAATGCCAACATACATGTTTGTTAAACCTACGTCGTTGTAAACATAAGCAAACCCGCCGCCTGTCAAGGCTACAACTTTTACAGGATATATTGGATTATTGCTTGATTTAACAGTGAGTTCGTTTCCCAGAGTTGAGGAACTGACATCATAAATCTTGAAATAGGCCGTATTGCTTGTCACATACCCCACCACAATGTTCCCACCTGATAATTTTGTTACAGAAATACGACTAAGTTCAGCACTACTTACAGCGCTAACGTTTGTGACTGCCCCGGAAGATAGCTGGGTTAATGCAGAATCATAAATCGCGTATAAGGCATTATTGGCTGTGGGGGAATCGTGAGCATACACCACAAAAATTCTATCATTGGCCAGCGCCACCGCGTCCAGCATATTTGCTGTTGTGCCTGTCCCAATTCCCAATGAGGTTGAGGTTGTGGTAACAACCGCTCCAAAGGAAGTGGCCTGGGATGTTGACGTATAAACATTGACGTTGCCCTCTGTATCTTTGACCAGTACATTCACATAGTAGGTAGTGGAACCTGTGAGGCCAGTAATGTTATAACTGGTGGTATTCGCGGTATAATTCATGGCTGTGGTACCATTGGTTCCAGCATCTGTCACAGTACTGATATTATTGCTGGTGGAGTAAACTACTTTGTACTGAAGGGCCGCTGTTGTTGTCACGGTATCACTGGCGGCAGTCCAGGCTAGCGCTATACTAGAACTGGTTACCGATGCAACCGATAATGAGGAGGTACTCACTGTGGGTGCCGTGTTATCCGCGGTGTTGCTCATGGTGATATCGCTGGGATTCAATGAATTATAAGTTGCGTCAGAACTTGTCGCCGCGGCCAATACGATGGAATAAGACACCGTGCCATCACCAAGATCATCGGGTTGTCCGATAACGGTTAGGGTTTGCGCGGTATTCCAGTTACTGCTGGTAAAGGTCATGGACGACGGCGTTACGGTCCCTTCCGTAGTATCATTGCTGGAAATATTGAAAGAAACATTTGCCGTAGGCTGTGACGTCAATTGAACCGTAAACGTTGATGAAGTTCCTGCTTCTGTGGTTGTTCCACTGGTCGCACTGAGTGAGAAACCTGCTGAGTCATTATCATCGTTGGTGACACTGACACTGCTTGCCGCTAGAGAGGCATAACCGCTGGTATCCGTCGTGCTTGTGGTATCAATGGAGACAGATATGCTGTAAGTTTGATTGCCATCCGCTACAGAATCATTCACACCAGTAACTGTAACTGTTTGAGTATCATTCCAGGTAGAGGTGATGAATGTTAAAGTTGATGGTGAGACAGTGCCCTCATTGGTGTTGGAACTGGCTATATTCAGAACAACATTTCCGGTGGGCTGGCTGTTGAGTTTGACGGTGAACGTGGCAGTTCCGCCGGCTTCGGTGGTGTTGCCACTGATTGCCGGGATCGTCAGTCCCGCGGTGTCATTATCGGTGTTGGTCACGCTCACACTGCTTGAGGATAGTGTTGCATAACCCGTGGTGTCGGTCGTACTGGCTACAGTCACAGACACCGTATAAGCCTGATTGCCATCCGCTATAGAATCATTCACACCAGTAACTGTAACCGTCTGGGTTGTGTTCCAGTTGGAAATGCTGAATGTTAAGGTTGAAACCGATAAAGTGCCTTCATTAGTGTTGGAACTGGACACATTCAATATTACGTTCCCGTTAGGTTGGCTGTTGAGTCTAACCGTAAAGGTGGCTGTTCCTCCTGCTTCGGTGGTGTTTGCACTGATGGTTGAGACAGTGAGTCCCGCGGTGTCATTATCGGTGTTGGTCACACTGACACTGCTTGCCGNNNNNNNNNNNNNNNNNNNNNNNNNNNNNNNNNNNNNNNNNNNNNNNNNNNNNNNNNNNNNNNNNNNNNNNNNNNNNNNNNNNNNNNNNNNNNNNNNNTAGGTTGGCTGTTGAGTCTAACCGTAAAGGTGGCTGTTCCTCCTGCTTCGGTGGTGTTGGCACTGATGGTTGAGACGGTTAGTCCCGCGGTGTCATTATCGGTGTTGGTCACACTGACACTGCTTGCCGATAGCGTCTTGTATCCGCTGGTATCTGACGTGCTTCCTGAATTGACAGTCACGGAAATGGTATAACTTTGGTTTCCATCAACGATATTGTCATCCACACCTGTGACGGTGATGGTTTGAGTGGCGTTATAGTTTGAGCTGGTGAACGTCAATGTTGACGCCGAAACCGTACCTTCTGCTGTATTGGAACTGGCAATCGTCAGTACAACATCGGCGGTGGGCTGGCTGTTGAGTTTGACGGTAAATGTAGCGGTTCCACTGGCTTCGGTGGTGTTGCCGCTGATAGTCGAAACGGTGAGTCCCGCGGTGTCATTATCGGTGTTGATAACTGTGACATCACCTGGATTGAGTTTATTGTAATTGGTATCAGTGCTGGTGATGTCATCTAACTCAATCGTATAGGATTGATTGCCATCCTGCACGTTGTCATTAACCCCGGTGACAGTGACTGTTTGACTGGCATTCCAGTTAGTGGTTGTGAAGGTTAATGAAGAAACCGATGGTGTGCCTTCAGTAGTATCCTTGCTGGAAACCGGAATTGTTACTGTTTCGGTTGGCTGTGAATTCAATACTACCGTAAAAGTGGCGGTTCCACTAGCTTCGGTGGTATTTCCAGAGATGGTACTGACAGTCACTCCCGCAGTATCGTTGTCAGTGTTGGTGACGGTAACATCATCAGGGTTCAGGCCAGAATAGTTGACATCCTGACTGACCGCGGCCCCAACAATGATTTTATAAGACTGACTGCCATCCTGAACATTATCATCCACTCCGGTTACTGTAACTGTCTGATTAGCATTCCAGTTTGCTGATGTAAAAGTCAGTGAGGTGGGGGATATGGTACCTTCCGTGGAATCATTGCTGGATAAGCCGATCTGGACATCACTTTCAGGTTGGCTGTTTAGTTTGACAGTAAACGTGGCTGTACCTTTGCCTTCAGTCGTATTTTGACTGATAGCACTGACTGAAAATCCTGCCGTTTCATCATCAATATTTTTGACCGCGACTTTTTTTTCAATAAGACTGATGTAGTTAGGATCAACCGTCGAAGAAATTGCGATCGTGATGGTGTATGAAACATTTCCATCTTTGACATCGTCATTAACGCCTGTCACTGTGACCAATTGGGGCGCATTGAAATTGACCTGGGTGAACGTCAGCGTTTCAGGCTGAACAGTTCCTTCGGTTTTATCTGAACTGGCAACTGAAAGTATGACAGTGCTTGCAGGTTCAGATTTCAAGGATACCGAGAATGTCGCTGAACCGCCAGCCTCTGTGGTGTCTCCAGAAATAGTTGTGACAGTTATTCCCGCATTCACCAGTCCCACACTTTCCAATGTGTTTCCCAGATGATCCATTGCAACTGAAGCTGAAACGAGCTCAGCCTTACCGCCAGTATTCTGGGTGGTGGCTGCCACAACAGACACTATGGATTTTACAATTTCATTATTTCCGAAAGTTTCAGGATCCATGCTGAAATCAATACTTTGGCCATTGGATACTATGGCTTGAGCTGTTTCAGTTGATACTGTAATCCCGTTCGTGGGGTCACCATCTGCATCCATTGTTTGTAAAAATCGGGCAATATTAATAACTGCTGGATGGGTAGATGAACCATTTTCTACCAGATCTACCGGAGTTACTTCTGATTTTCCGGGTCCCTCTCCAATCACAATGTTGCCAATATAAAATTTAACAGGATCTCCCTCAAGAAATCTGAAGGTTCCTGCTGAATCGGTTATTCCTGAAAAAGGATCTGCCTCAAAATTGATTCCGCTGACAGCCGCATCCAGAAAAAGACCTGTTTTTATCTCCGGGACTGAACCAATAGGAGCTGTTTCAAGTTCACTTTCCTGGAGTTCCATGCTTCCGCAGGAAACAACGATCAAAGCAAACATCAATGAAAAAAGTCGGATGAGCGTGTGGATTATTGAAGGCATAGTCATGATGAGGAAAAGGTTGAATTTAACGAACAGAAGATTTCAGGTTTTAAACTCAGAATTTTTTATGCAAGGAAAACATAAAGTTGTCTGAACCATTCCAGGCGATCGCTGTTGACCAGGAGGGATTCCGGTGCATTTGCTGTGCAGTTGAATCATCAGGAGATGACAACAATAGATAGGCCTCCCAGCCCACAAACAGAAGCGTTGCCAGATCAAGCATCTGAACCGTGGATTTCAGTCCAGTCATTTTGGACTGATTGCTTTTGTATTTATTTTCATAAAAATCCCGGTTTTCCTGGGTGGTGGCGGCTTCATAATTTCGCTGGAGAACTCCATTTTCCTTAGAGAGATCGTTGTATTGAGTTGCTGTTGATTGAGAGGTGAGTCCGGTCATTCCTGCCAGACTGATGGCCGTCACATGCCACCAGAATCTTGATCCTGAAGACGCGGAAGGCGTTTCAGGTTCTGCTTGCGGTTGAACAACTGGTTGTGGTTGCTGTTTGGGTTTGGTGGCTTGGGCAACTGATGGTGGGGGTACAGGTTTCTCATTTGAGACTTCAACTCCGGCTTTGCTGATCAACAATGCAACAAGTTGATCCACCCGATTGTTCAACTCCCGGGTGCCGCAGTTTTCACAATAATCGCTTTCTACGGTCTTTTTTTCCAGATCCACCAGGGTCAACGTCAACTGGGTATCCCCCCCTTCCCTAAGAATTTGTAGCACAAACAGGTTTTCCACCTGCAGGATTTCCTGAATCTTGCGGATA from SAR324 cluster bacterium carries:
- a CDS encoding AMP-binding protein, whose amino-acid sequence is MTDSYKLPLEVLYQWEQQTPDKIYFHQPRLGKMETYTWKEVGNQVRRVAAWLKALNLEPGSNIGILSKNCAHWIMADLAIWMSGHVSVPLYPNLTAHTINQIMTHSGSKLLFVGKLDGWEDMKPGVPGNVQCVSFPYGTTHEYKNWEDIVAETQPLTENPPRDKDEIATIIYTSGTTGMPKGVVHRFYAMAFAITNYVSLMNMSHEKFFSYLPLSHVAERVLAEMGSLYSCSEVTFAESLDTFAQNLRDASPTVFLGVPRIWSKFQLGILAKLPQEKLDRLLSIPLVSFFIRKKLKKALGLSRVKVAITGAAPMPESLMLWYQKLGIEILEAYSMTENFAYSHLTRPHMVHVGYVGQPLPHNDVKLSAEGEVLVKSETTMLEYYKEPEKTAEVMTNGYLRTGDQGAIDKDGYLKITGRVKDLFKTSKGKYVAPTPIEKKFTTDPMIEQVCLVGAGLPQPIVLLVLSDIGNSLAHHEVSDRLKALMASINSTLDSHERVQKAVLVKSPWTVENELLTPTMKVKRNVIEKMYQSQVEQWDQLKESIIWEH
- a CDS encoding PilZ domain-containing protein — its product is MDQKNNHRKTDRINYIQVLKLEERATYFYGKTVDISETGIKVYLTHSPGEIVGYRGAFSIQRIEDSQIKTLSKLRVEVRWVENHEDESLIGLAFEENLNLEQFFSAFTRSAEAILQIYPE
- a CDS encoding alpha/beta hydrolase, whose product is MLNNIPYTDFGGTGPLLHFAHANGYPPGAYRQLIELLKPHFHVIAITSRQLWQNPDLRYQVSDWQVFADDLIVLLETQIQEPVYAVGHSMGAVMSWLASIKRPELFKSLVLMDPVFLPSRYVFQMKLMPEFLKTRVPLIRKALNRPDLWNSRQEAFDFHRSKKVFARLSDESMWDYINHGTKAYGNGQFTLTCPRTWEAHCYGTVPYVWKKLRRKTPPLLGFRGEWSDALLPESWQRWQSLQPEHHFVEVPQTGHLLPMERPAIIAQEILAFLRPAHSG
- a CDS encoding fibronectin type III domain-containing protein — its product is ASSVSVTNTDNDTAGLTVSTISANTTEAGGTATFTVRLNSQPNGNVILNVSSSNTNEGTLSVSTLTFSISNWNTTQTVTVTGVNDSIADGNQAYTVSVTVASTTDTTGYATLSSSSVSVTNTDNDTAGLTIPAISGNTTEAGGTATFTVKLNSQPTGNVVLNIASSNTNEGTVSPSTLTFITSTWNDTQTVTVTGVNDSVADGNQTYSISVSIDTTSTTDTSGYASLAASSVSVTNDDNDSAGFSLSATSGTTTEAGTSSTFTVQLTSQPTANVSFNISSNDTTEGTVTPSSMTFTSSNWNTAQTLTVIGQPDDLGDGTVSYSIVLAAATSSDATYNSLNPSDITMSNTADNTAPTVSTSSLSVASVTSSSIALAWTAASDTVTTTAALQYKVVYSTSNNISTVTDAGTNGTTAMNYTANTTSYNITGLTGSTTYYVNVLVKDTEGNVNVYTSTSQATSFGAVVTTTSTSLGIGTGTTANMLDAVALANDRIFVVYAHDSPTANNALYAIYDSALTQLSSGAVTNVSAVSSAELSRISVTKLSGGNIVVGYVTSNTAYFKIYDVSSSTLGNELTVKSSNNPIYPVKVVALTGGGFAYVYNDVGLTNMYVGIYSATGQVTVTPTIAAVAADSPYYLDATPLSTGGFAVAYSKVATGVYYSTFNSSGTRLVGPVSVDAVTQNVKYITISAFSDDKVLITYEGSSRGNAVVYSGASQIGSSVLFNNSMDVSYTRTLTLADNTVFASYRGNTALTLGTSVFTSSLNISDVTSTTGLTSIVQTVPVQLSNNAVYVFHIDGSTIKYAIMK